From the Devosia sp. FJ2-5-3 genome, the window CCGGGGATGCGGTTTCCGGGCTCGCCTCAGGCTGAATTGCCTGGGGCGCGGGTTCTGCCGTGGCAATGGCCGTCTGCTCCTCGCCCGGGGGTAGCTCGACCAGGAAATCGACCTCGGCGCGGCCAATGACAGTGGCCGAGCCGGGCTGGAGCAGATCGACGCGAATGCGCTGGCTTGGCTTGCTCAGCACCGAACCCGCTTCGACCAGCCAGCGGCCGCCCTCGACCTGGGTGTCGGCAACGAAGCTGTTGTCGACATAGAGCCGAACGGTGGCGCCATCGGGTCCGGCACCGGCAAAGAAAGTCTTGCCGCCTTCGATCTCGATGGCGTCGATAGTGGGCGGAATGCTGGCCGGGGCCGAGGGCTGCGATGGGGCTGTGCTGGGCTCGGACGGCTGTTCGACGGCCGCGATCTGGGTCTGCGGTTCAGGGGCCGCCAATTGTTCAGTGCCGGGTTGGGGTTCGTCGCCGATGGCGGTTTCTTCCGTCGCCGGTGCCGTTGCGGCAGGCAGCTCGGGGCGCGTGACCGGCTCGGCCGGGGGAGAAATTTCAGGCTGCGCCGTTTCGACCGGTGCGGCCGGGGCCTCAATGGCGGCGGCCGGCTCCGTCGTCTGGGCGGTGGCGACAGGGGCGTCCGGCGCTGCCGGTGTTGCCGGGACAGTGGCTTGCGGCGTAGCAGCCGTTTCCGCGGGGGTCGGCGTGCTGTCCGGAGCGGCGGGTGCCGAAGACGGCGCGGCGCTTGCGGGTGCTTCCGCCTGCGGTGTTTCAGCTATTGCAGCGGCCGGAGCCTCGGCCGGGACCGTGGTTTCTGCAGGCGGCTGCGGTTGGGTGGAGGGAACCGCTGTAGAAGGCGGCTGGACCGGGTCGGTAGCCGGGACTTGCGCCACTTCGGCGACCTGCGGGCGTTCGAGACCCTGTAGGATATCGCTGGCCTCTCCCGGCGTGCTGGCGACGACCAGCGGCTGGCTCTTCTTGTCTTCGTTGATGACGACGACGAAAGACTGCCCGGCCTGGCCAGTCTTGCCCTTTTCACCAAGGGTGATTTCGAGCGGACCCGGCGGCAGCGGCGCGTCGGGCACGAGGACCCAGTCGCCGCTGGTTTCGACCGTGGCGCGACCAAGGAGCGAGCCATTGGCGTAGACTTCGATCTCGCTGCCGGGCGTGCCGCTGCCCGCGATGACCACAGAGCCATCGGGCTCGGCACGGAGAAGGCCGAAGGTCGCGGCGATCAGATTGTCGGGGACGGCGATCGGCTCTTCGGCCGGGGTCACGTCCAGCGCCGGCTCGGCAATGGCCTCTTCCGGTTCGGCCGCTTCCTCCGAAATGGCGGCGACTGCCTCTTCGCTGCCGGCAACAACAGGCGGGGTTGCGGGGCGCGGCAACAGGCCAGCATCGGCGAGGCGGGTCTGGACGCACTGGCCAAACCCGTCGGCGCTCGAAAAGCAATTGATGACCGTGGGACCGGTCAACACGCCGACGACGGCAATAATAGTGACAGCTGCTGCCCCGATCGTCAGAGCAAGAGGTCGCTTCGGAGTGGTTTCGGCCAGTTTGTCCTCCCGGACTTTTGTCAGCCGGCTATCCGCGCCGGCTGATGCAGTTCCCCTCGTGTCGAATCCTGCGCCGCATCAGTCTTCAACAGCTTGTATGTGATTGATTCATACAGAGCTTCAAAGGAGGCATCAATGATATTGGGCGAAACGCCGATGGTGACCCAGCGTTCGCCGCTGCCA encodes:
- a CDS encoding LysM peptidoglycan-binding domain-containing protein — encoded protein: MTGPTVINCFSSADGFGQCVQTRLADAGLLPRPATPPVVAGSEEAVAAISEEAAEPEEAIAEPALDVTPAEEPIAVPDNLIAATFGLLRAEPDGSVVIAGSGTPGSEIEVYANGSLLGRATVETSGDWVLVPDAPLPPGPLEITLGEKGKTGQAGQSFVVVINEDKKSQPLVVASTPGEASDILQGLERPQVAEVAQVPATDPVQPPSTAVPSTQPQPPAETTVPAEAPAAAIAETPQAEAPASAAPSSAPAAPDSTPTPAETAATPQATVPATPAAPDAPVATAQTTEPAAAIEAPAAPVETAQPEISPPAEPVTRPELPAATAPATEETAIGDEPQPGTEQLAAPEPQTQIAAVEQPSEPSTAPSQPSAPASIPPTIDAIEIEGGKTFFAGAGPDGATVRLYVDNSFVADTQVEGGRWLVEAGSVLSKPSQRIRVDLLQPGSATVIGRAEVDFLVELPPGEEQTAIATAEPAPQAIQPEASPETASPAAEPALPATAQVTPPAATAPSAQPAAPADNTAPNPAPAAPAGSTSTAVTETPAAPAAQPATADAPVAQTPGNQPAQAVPSAATANAAMPETPAVAQAPATSAEATPDIPTMVAVSIGGADAQRFAAGKAIIRRGDNLWTIARRVYGTGIKFSTIYEANAGQIRDPDRIYPGQVFNLPTQ